In the genome of Actinomadura graeca, one region contains:
- a CDS encoding dihydroorotate dehydrogenase, with protein MSDRVRTTLGALELPNPVLTASGCGGTGRELAQFFDLSRLGAFVTTSVMAQARAGRPTPRVTETPSGLLTAMGLPGPGIETFLERDLPWLIEQDVRVIVSLAGNSVEEYGDLALRLRHVPGVAGIEVNVACPNVEDRGRMFARHPSAAAAVVRAVRAHARPGVPVLAKLAPDVTDIVTIALACVDAGADGLTLINTLEGMAIDPGTLRPGLTGVSGGLSGPAIRPVAVHCVYQVHAALPSTPIVGVGGVASGLDALEFILAGASAVAVGTALFHDPNAGPRVLRELEEALAARRIARLADAVGLAHKPAGYVPPQVRPQEPEKETL; from the coding sequence GTGAGCGACCGGGTCCGGACCACCCTCGGGGCCCTGGAGCTCCCCAATCCCGTCCTGACGGCCTCCGGCTGCGGTGGGACGGGACGGGAACTCGCCCAGTTCTTCGACCTGAGCCGCCTTGGAGCGTTCGTCACCACCTCGGTGATGGCCCAAGCGCGCGCGGGCCGTCCCACCCCCCGCGTGACCGAGACACCGAGCGGCCTGCTCACCGCCATGGGGCTTCCCGGCCCCGGGATCGAAACGTTCCTGGAACGTGACCTGCCGTGGCTGATCGAGCAGGACGTCCGCGTGATCGTGTCCCTCGCGGGCAACAGCGTCGAGGAGTACGGCGACCTCGCCCTGCGGCTCCGCCACGTCCCCGGCGTCGCCGGCATCGAGGTCAACGTCGCCTGCCCCAACGTCGAGGACCGCGGCCGGATGTTCGCCCGGCACCCCTCGGCCGCCGCCGCGGTCGTCCGCGCCGTCCGCGCGCACGCCAGGCCCGGCGTGCCCGTCCTGGCCAAGCTCGCGCCCGACGTGACCGACATCGTCACGATCGCCCTCGCGTGCGTGGACGCCGGCGCCGACGGCCTCACGCTGATCAACACGCTGGAGGGCATGGCCATCGACCCGGGGACGCTCCGGCCCGGCCTCACCGGCGTGTCGGGCGGCCTGTCCGGGCCCGCGATCCGGCCGGTCGCCGTCCACTGCGTCTACCAGGTGCACGCCGCCCTGCCCAGCACGCCCATCGTCGGCGTCGGCGGCGTCGCCTCCGGGCTGGACGCTCTGGAGTTCATCCTCGCCGGCGCCTCCGCGGTCGCCGTCGGCACCGCGCTGTTCCACGACCCGAACGCCGGGCCGCGGGTGCTCCGCGAACTGGAGGAGGCCCTCGCGGCGCGCCGCATCGCGCGCCTCGCCGACGCCGTGGGCCTCGCGCACAAGCCCGCCGGCTACGTGCCGCCCCAGGTGCGCCCCCAAGAGCCCGAGAAGGAGACCCTGTGA
- the coaBC gene encoding bifunctional phosphopantothenoylcysteine decarboxylase/phosphopantothenate--cysteine ligase CoaBC, with protein sequence MVLGVGAGIAAYKVCELLRRLTESGHDVHVVPTADALRFVGEPTWAALSGNPVSSQVWDGVAGVPHVRLGQEADLVFVAPATADLLAKAAHGLAGDLLTNTLLTARCPVVFAPAMHTEMWEHPATRANVETLRSRGAVVIDPASGRLTGKDTGPGRLPDPAELFEVARHVLARGADGRDLAGRHVVVSAGGTREPIDPVRFIGNRSSGLQGYALARTAAARGARVTLVAANVALPDPAGVRVMPVGSAAEMREAVLQAAADADAVVMAAAVADFRPAEYRGSKIKKSEDAGPEPIRLSRNADILAELGRVRGPGQVIVGFAAETDDVLENGRAKLARKGSDLLVVNQVGEDLTFGRPDNAAVVLGADGSRTDVPRGAKEALAETVWDLVAARLEPRGASDGSPPV encoded by the coding sequence GTGGTGCTGGGGGTGGGGGCCGGGATCGCCGCCTACAAGGTGTGCGAGCTCCTGCGGCGGCTCACCGAGTCCGGGCACGACGTGCACGTCGTGCCTACCGCCGATGCGCTCCGGTTCGTCGGGGAGCCCACCTGGGCGGCGCTGTCGGGCAACCCGGTCTCCTCGCAGGTGTGGGACGGAGTCGCCGGGGTGCCGCACGTCCGGCTTGGACAAGAGGCCGACCTCGTGTTCGTCGCGCCCGCCACCGCGGACCTGCTCGCCAAGGCCGCGCACGGTCTCGCGGGAGACCTCCTTACCAACACCCTTCTCACCGCGCGCTGCCCGGTCGTGTTCGCCCCCGCGATGCACACCGAGATGTGGGAGCACCCCGCCACCCGCGCGAACGTCGAGACGCTGCGCTCGCGCGGCGCCGTCGTCATCGACCCCGCCTCCGGGCGGCTCACCGGCAAGGACACCGGTCCCGGGCGGCTGCCCGACCCCGCCGAGCTGTTCGAGGTCGCCCGGCATGTCCTCGCACGCGGCGCGGACGGGCGCGACCTCGCCGGGCGGCACGTCGTCGTGTCCGCCGGGGGGACCCGCGAACCCATCGACCCGGTCCGCTTCATCGGCAACCGGTCCTCCGGGCTCCAGGGCTACGCCCTCGCCCGCACCGCCGCCGCCCGCGGCGCCCGCGTGACCCTGGTCGCCGCCAACGTCGCGCTGCCCGACCCCGCCGGAGTGCGCGTGATGCCCGTGGGATCCGCCGCCGAGATGCGCGAGGCCGTCCTGCAGGCCGCCGCGGACGCGGACGCGGTCGTCATGGCGGCCGCCGTCGCCGACTTCCGACCCGCCGAGTACCGCGGCTCGAAGATCAAGAAGAGCGAGGACGCGGGGCCCGAGCCGATCAGGCTGAGCAGGAACGCCGACATCCTGGCCGAACTCGGCCGTGTGCGGGGCCCCGGGCAGGTGATCGTCGGCTTCGCCGCCGAGACCGACGACGTGCTGGAGAACGGACGCGCGAAGCTCGCCCGCAAGGGCAGCGACCTCCTCGTGGTGAACCAGGTCGGAGAGGACCTGACCTTCGGCAGGCCCGACAACGCCGCGGTCGTCCTCGGCGCGGACGGATCACGCACCGACGTCCCCCGCGGTGCCAAGGAGGCCCTCGCCGAGACCGTGTGGGACCTCGTCGCGGCGCGCCTGGAACCCCGGGGTGCGAGTGACGGGTCACCGCCCGTGTGA
- a CDS encoding dihydroorotate dehydrogenase electron transfer subunit, producing MSDTPVQTSATVLTVRQVQDYHAMTLVAPAVAERFRPGQFLALAIGGEHTSRLARRCFGVHEVKSDYGGTVEIVFADTEPGTAWLAGRRSRDQVDLLGPLGRPFRLPRDPVTCLLVGGGPGGAAVFALADTLLRRGCQIHFVLGGPHAKAVFGSRMAQRIGDSATVTTEDGSMGERGTVRDVLPRVLRETGADVVYGCGPTGLLRAVTQAAGEFGLPSQVSVEEFLQRTGACGTGVCMTCMLPVHGDDGVTRMVRACADGPVLRGDRVRWGDLGTIPFDALGAPRVLSVSEGGSQ from the coding sequence GTGTCCGACACACCGGTGCAGACGTCGGCGACGGTCCTGACGGTCCGCCAGGTGCAGGACTACCACGCGATGACGCTGGTGGCCCCCGCCGTCGCCGAGCGGTTCAGGCCCGGCCAGTTCCTGGCGCTCGCCATCGGCGGCGAGCACACCTCCCGGCTGGCGCGCCGCTGCTTCGGCGTGCACGAGGTCAAGTCCGACTACGGCGGCACCGTCGAGATCGTGTTCGCCGACACCGAGCCCGGCACCGCCTGGCTCGCCGGGCGCCGCTCCCGCGACCAGGTCGACCTGCTCGGGCCGCTCGGCCGCCCGTTCCGCCTCCCGCGCGACCCCGTCACCTGCCTGCTCGTCGGCGGCGGCCCCGGCGGCGCCGCCGTGTTCGCGCTCGCCGACACGCTCCTGCGGCGCGGCTGCCAGATCCACTTCGTCCTCGGCGGGCCCCACGCCAAGGCCGTGTTCGGATCGCGCATGGCGCAGCGCATCGGCGACTCCGCCACCGTCACCACCGAGGACGGCTCGATGGGCGAGCGGGGGACGGTCCGCGACGTGCTGCCCCGCGTCCTGCGCGAGACCGGCGCCGACGTCGTGTACGGGTGCGGCCCCACCGGCCTGCTGCGCGCCGTCACGCAGGCCGCCGGGGAGTTCGGGCTGCCGTCCCAGGTGTCGGTCGAGGAGTTCCTCCAGCGGACGGGCGCCTGCGGCACCGGCGTGTGCATGACGTGCATGCTCCCCGTCCACGGCGACGACGGCGTGACCCGCATGGTGCGCGCCTGCGCGGACGGGCCCGTCCTGCGCGGCGACCGCGTCCGCTGGGGCGACCTCGGCACCATCCCGTTCGACGCGCTCGGCGCGCCGCGCGTCCTCAGCGTCTCCGAAGGGGGCTCCCAGTGA
- the rpoZ gene encoding DNA-directed RNA polymerase subunit omega: MAASSEGITNPSIDELLEVVDTKYGLVSIAAKRARQINAYYAQLGEGLLEYVGPLVETQVQEKPLSIALRETREGLLNAEPIEG, translated from the coding sequence GTGGCAGCCAGCAGTGAGGGCATCACCAACCCCTCGATCGACGAGCTCCTCGAAGTCGTCGACACCAAGTACGGCCTCGTCAGCATCGCGGCCAAGCGCGCGCGGCAGATCAACGCCTACTACGCCCAGCTCGGCGAGGGCCTGCTGGAGTACGTCGGCCCCCTCGTCGAGACGCAGGTCCAGGAGAAGCCCCTCTCCATCGCCCTGCGCGAAACCCGCGAAGGACTCCTCAACGCCGAGCCCATCGAGGGGTAG
- the metK gene encoding methionine adenosyltransferase — protein MSRRLFTSESVTEGHPDKIADQISDAILDSMLKDDPKSRVAVETMITTGQVHVAGEVTTETYVDIPGVIREKILEIGYDSSKKGFDGHSCGVSVSIGAQSPDIAQGVDDAYETREGEGLDDLDRQGAGDQGLMFGYATGETPELMPLPITLAHKLAQRLSHVRKTGDVPYLRPDGKTQVTIEYDGDRAVRLDTVVVSSQHAPDIDLKELLSPDVKEHVVDPVLAEFDLDTDGYRLLVNPTGRFEIGGPMGDAGLTGRKIIVDTYGGMARHGGGAFSGKDPSKVDRSAAYAMRWVAKNIVAAQLAERAEVQVAYAIGKAHPVGVFVETFGTERLPVDKIQAAVTEVFDLRPAAIVRDLDLLRPIYQQTAAYGHFGRPEPDFSWESTDRAKDLARAAGL, from the coding sequence GTGTCTCGCCGCCTGTTCACCTCCGAGTCCGTCACCGAAGGACACCCGGACAAGATTGCGGACCAGATCAGCGACGCGATCCTCGACTCGATGCTCAAGGACGACCCGAAGAGCCGGGTCGCCGTCGAGACCATGATCACGACCGGCCAGGTGCACGTGGCCGGTGAGGTCACCACCGAGACCTATGTGGACATCCCCGGCGTCATCCGGGAGAAGATCCTCGAGATCGGCTACGACTCGTCCAAGAAGGGCTTCGACGGGCACTCCTGCGGCGTGTCGGTGTCCATCGGCGCGCAGTCGCCCGACATCGCGCAGGGCGTCGACGACGCCTACGAGACCCGCGAGGGCGAGGGCCTGGACGACCTGGACCGGCAGGGCGCCGGAGACCAGGGCCTGATGTTCGGGTACGCCACGGGCGAGACCCCCGAGCTGATGCCGCTGCCGATCACGCTGGCGCACAAGCTCGCCCAGCGGCTCTCGCACGTCCGCAAGACCGGCGACGTCCCCTACCTGCGCCCCGACGGCAAGACCCAGGTCACCATCGAGTACGACGGCGACCGCGCCGTCCGCCTCGACACGGTCGTGGTGTCGTCCCAGCACGCCCCCGACATCGACCTCAAGGAACTGCTGAGCCCGGACGTCAAGGAGCACGTCGTCGACCCGGTGCTCGCCGAGTTCGACCTCGACACCGACGGCTACCGGCTGCTGGTCAACCCCACCGGTCGGTTCGAGATCGGCGGCCCGATGGGCGACGCCGGGCTCACCGGCCGCAAGATCATCGTGGACACCTACGGCGGCATGGCCCGGCACGGCGGCGGCGCGTTCTCCGGCAAGGACCCCTCCAAGGTCGACCGGTCCGCCGCGTACGCGATGCGGTGGGTCGCCAAGAACATCGTCGCCGCGCAGCTCGCCGAGCGCGCCGAGGTCCAGGTCGCCTACGCGATCGGCAAGGCCCACCCCGTCGGGGTGTTCGTGGAGACCTTCGGCACCGAGCGGCTCCCCGTCGACAAGATCCAGGCCGCCGTCACCGAGGTCTTCGACCTGCGCCCGGCCGCGATCGTCCGCGACCTGGACCTGCTGCGGCCGATCTACCAGCAGACCGCCGCCTACGGGCACTTCGGCCGGCCGGAGCCCGACTTCTCCTGGGAGTCCACCGACCGCGCCAAGGACCTGGCCCGCGCCGCCGGACTCTGA
- the pyrF gene encoding orotidine-5'-phosphate decarboxylase encodes MTAAPIAVALDAPDLETAARWATLVTPHVSTVKVGLELYLRYGPDVIASVRGASRVQVFLDLKLHDIPATVSGAARAVARLKPAYLTVHAAGGPAMIRAAVEAAPSTAIAAVTVLTSLREADLTAIGLDGPAPDAVRRLAVLAVEAGAQALVCSPQEAAAVRAEVGPDIALITPGVRPAGADAQDQARVATPEQALAAGADLLVIGRPITGAPDPGAAAAGIAAALRRTSAGAP; translated from the coding sequence GTGACCGCCGCCCCCATCGCCGTCGCCCTGGACGCCCCCGACCTGGAGACGGCCGCGCGCTGGGCCACCCTGGTCACCCCGCACGTCTCCACCGTCAAGGTGGGCCTGGAGCTGTACCTGCGGTACGGGCCGGACGTCATCGCCAGCGTCCGCGGCGCCAGCCGCGTCCAGGTGTTCCTCGACCTGAAGCTGCACGACATCCCGGCGACCGTCAGCGGCGCCGCCCGCGCCGTCGCGCGGCTCAAGCCGGCCTACCTGACCGTGCACGCCGCCGGCGGGCCCGCCATGATCCGCGCGGCGGTCGAGGCGGCCCCGTCCACCGCGATCGCCGCCGTGACCGTCCTGACGTCCCTGCGGGAGGCCGACCTCACCGCGATCGGGCTCGACGGCCCCGCGCCCGACGCCGTCCGCCGCCTCGCCGTCCTCGCCGTCGAGGCGGGCGCCCAGGCGCTCGTGTGCTCCCCGCAGGAGGCCGCCGCCGTCCGCGCGGAGGTCGGCCCGGACATCGCGCTCATCACCCCCGGCGTCCGCCCGGCGGGCGCCGACGCCCAGGACCAGGCGCGGGTCGCCACCCCCGAGCAGGCCCTCGCCGCGGGCGCGGACCTGCTGGTCATCGGCCGGCCCATCACCGGCGCGCCCGACCCCGGCGCCGCCGCCGCGGGCATCGCGGCCGCGCTGCGGCGCACCTCCGCCGGCGCCCCGTAG
- the gmk gene encoding guanylate kinase, producing MPAPDGSKPLGPLHRRLTVLSGPSGVGKSTVVAEIRRSHPRVWLSVSVTTRSPRPGESHGVQYFFVDDAGFDRLVAEGELLEWAEFAGNRYGTPRRPVEDRLARGEPVLLEIDLQGARQVRRTMPEARLVFLAPPSWDELVRRLTGRGTEPPDVIERRLDAARVELAAEKEFDVTLVNTSVQDVCNELLALMADRQ from the coding sequence ATTCCTGCGCCGGACGGCTCCAAGCCACTAGGCCCGCTCCACCGGCGGCTGACGGTCCTCTCCGGGCCGTCAGGCGTCGGCAAGAGCACGGTCGTCGCCGAGATCCGGCGCTCACACCCCCGGGTGTGGCTGTCGGTCTCGGTGACCACCCGGTCCCCCCGGCCGGGTGAAAGCCACGGTGTGCAGTACTTCTTCGTCGACGACGCCGGTTTCGACCGGCTCGTCGCCGAGGGGGAGCTGCTCGAATGGGCGGAGTTCGCGGGCAACCGCTACGGCACCCCCCGCCGCCCCGTCGAGGACCGCCTCGCCCGCGGCGAGCCCGTCCTCCTGGAGATCGACCTCCAGGGCGCCAGGCAGGTCCGCCGGACCATGCCCGAAGCCCGCCTGGTCTTCCTCGCGCCCCCCTCCTGGGACGAACTCGTCCGCCGCCTCACCGGCCGCGGCACCGAACCCCCCGACGTCATCGAACGCCGCCTCGACGCCGCCCGCGTCGAACTGGCCGCCGAGAAGGAGTTCGACGTCACGCTCGTCAACACCTCCGTCCAGGACGTGTGCAATGAGCTGCTAGCCTTGATGGCTGACCGTCAGTGA
- the carB gene encoding carbamoyl-phosphate synthase large subunit: protein MPRREDLTSVLVIGSGPIVIGQACEFDYSGTQACRVLRDEGLRVTLVNSNPATIMTDPEFADATYVEPITPEVVEKIIAKERPDALLPTLGGQTALNTAIALYESGALERYGVELIGADVDAIQAGENREKFKEVVAKVARERGLNAESARSLICHTMDECLAAAGELGYPVVVRPSFTMGGAGSGFAHDEDDLRRIAGAGLDASPTSEVLLEESILGWKEYELEVMRDRRDNVVIVCSIENLDPMGVHTGDSITVAPALTLTDREYQNMRDVAIAVIREVGVDTGGCNIQFAVHPGTGRMIVIEMNPRVSRSSALASKATGFPIAKIAAKLAIGYTLDEIRNDITRETPASFEPTLDYVVVKVPRFAFEKFPGADGTLTTHMKSVGEAMAIGRCFTEALQKALRSLEQKGSSFSWTGDTDIAALVESASRPHDGRLRDVQRALWAGAGIQEVYEATGIDPWFLDQIAAINEIAEEIRTADDALTKDKLLRAKRHGFSDAQIGELRNLSEEVVRELRHALGVRPVYLTVDTCAAEFAAQTPYLYSAYDEETEVPPGAKPKVLILGSGPNRIGQGVEFDYSCVHASFTLAEAGYETVMVNCNPETVSTDYDTSDRLYFEPLTLEDVLEVVHAEQQSGEVAGIIVQLGGQTPLGLAQKLKDAGVPIVGTSPESIHLAEERGAFGRVLHKAGLLAPKHGTATSYAEAREIAGEIGYPVLVRPSYVLGGRGMEIVYDDVTLESYMARATEASPEHPVLVDRFLDEAIEIDVDALFDGEELYLGGVMEHIEEAGIHSGDSACALPPITLGHDDIRRIRESTEALARGVGVRGLMNVQYALSAGVLYVLEANPRASRTVPFVSKATAVPLAKAAARVMMGSTIAQLRAEGLLPEAGDGGTLPLDAPIAVKEAVLPFDRFRNEQGQGVDTVLGPEMRSTGEVMGIDEVFGTAYAKSQQAAYGSLPTKGRAFVSVANRDKRHMIFPVKRLADLGFEILATEGTAEVLRRNGVRAKIVRKHGEGPGPDGEPTIVRRVLDGEVDLIVNTPFGSPGQSGPRLDGYEIRTAAVLRGVPCVTTVQGLAAAVQGIEAVAGGQVGVRSLQEHAERLSGAHGRSGTR from the coding sequence ATGCCGCGCCGTGAAGACCTGACGTCCGTCCTGGTGATCGGCTCCGGGCCGATCGTGATCGGCCAGGCGTGCGAGTTCGACTACTCGGGCACCCAGGCGTGCCGGGTGCTGCGCGACGAGGGCCTGCGGGTGACGCTCGTCAACAGCAACCCCGCCACGATCATGACCGACCCCGAGTTCGCGGACGCCACCTACGTGGAGCCGATCACGCCCGAGGTCGTCGAGAAGATCATCGCGAAGGAGCGGCCGGACGCGCTGCTGCCCACCCTCGGCGGCCAGACGGCCCTCAACACCGCCATAGCGCTCTACGAGAGCGGCGCCCTGGAGCGGTACGGGGTCGAGCTGATCGGGGCCGACGTGGACGCGATCCAGGCCGGGGAGAACCGCGAGAAGTTCAAGGAGGTCGTCGCCAAGGTCGCGCGCGAGCGCGGCCTGAACGCCGAGTCGGCCCGGTCGCTCATCTGCCACACGATGGACGAGTGCCTGGCCGCCGCCGGCGAGCTGGGGTACCCGGTCGTCGTGCGGCCCTCGTTCACGATGGGCGGCGCCGGGTCCGGCTTCGCCCACGACGAGGACGACCTGCGCCGCATCGCCGGCGCGGGGCTCGACGCGTCCCCCACCAGCGAGGTGCTCCTGGAGGAGTCGATCCTCGGCTGGAAGGAGTACGAGCTGGAGGTCATGCGCGACCGCCGCGACAATGTGGTGATCGTCTGCTCGATCGAGAACCTCGACCCGATGGGCGTGCACACCGGCGACTCGATCACCGTCGCGCCCGCGCTGACCCTGACCGACCGCGAGTACCAGAACATGCGGGACGTCGCGATCGCGGTGATCCGCGAGGTCGGCGTGGACACCGGCGGCTGCAACATCCAGTTCGCCGTGCACCCCGGCACCGGCCGGATGATCGTCATCGAGATGAACCCGCGGGTGTCGCGGTCGTCGGCGCTGGCGTCCAAGGCCACCGGCTTCCCCATCGCCAAGATCGCCGCCAAGCTCGCCATCGGGTACACCCTGGACGAGATCCGCAACGACATCACCCGCGAGACGCCCGCCTCGTTCGAGCCGACGCTCGACTACGTGGTGGTCAAGGTCCCGCGGTTCGCGTTCGAGAAGTTCCCCGGCGCGGACGGCACGCTCACCACCCACATGAAGTCGGTGGGCGAGGCCATGGCCATCGGGCGCTGCTTCACCGAGGCCCTCCAGAAGGCCCTGCGGTCGCTGGAGCAGAAGGGCTCGTCGTTCAGTTGGACCGGCGACACCGACATCGCGGCCCTCGTCGAGTCGGCGAGCAGGCCGCACGACGGGCGCCTCCGGGACGTCCAGCGCGCGCTCTGGGCGGGCGCAGGGATCCAGGAGGTCTACGAGGCGACCGGCATCGACCCGTGGTTCCTCGACCAGATCGCGGCCATCAACGAGATCGCCGAGGAGATCCGCACGGCCGACGACGCGCTCACCAAGGACAAGCTCCTGCGCGCGAAGCGGCACGGCTTCTCCGACGCCCAGATCGGTGAGCTGCGCAACCTGTCGGAGGAGGTCGTCCGGGAACTGCGGCACGCCCTGGGCGTCCGCCCGGTGTACTTGACGGTGGACACCTGCGCGGCCGAGTTCGCGGCGCAGACCCCGTACCTGTACTCGGCCTACGACGAGGAGACCGAGGTGCCCCCGGGCGCCAAGCCCAAGGTGCTCATCCTGGGCAGCGGACCCAACCGCATCGGGCAGGGGGTGGAGTTCGACTACTCCTGCGTCCACGCGTCGTTCACGCTGGCCGAGGCCGGCTACGAGACCGTCATGGTCAACTGCAACCCCGAGACCGTCTCCACCGACTACGACACCTCCGACCGGCTCTACTTCGAGCCGCTCACCCTGGAGGACGTCCTAGAGGTCGTCCACGCCGAGCAGCAGTCCGGCGAGGTCGCGGGCATCATCGTCCAGCTCGGCGGCCAGACGCCCCTGGGCCTCGCCCAGAAGCTCAAGGACGCCGGGGTGCCGATCGTGGGCACCTCCCCGGAGAGCATCCACCTGGCCGAGGAGCGCGGCGCGTTCGGGCGTGTCCTGCACAAGGCCGGGCTGCTCGCGCCCAAGCACGGGACCGCGACCTCCTACGCGGAGGCCCGCGAGATCGCCGGCGAGATCGGCTATCCCGTCCTCGTCCGCCCGTCGTACGTGCTGGGCGGGCGCGGCATGGAGATCGTGTACGACGACGTCACGCTGGAGTCGTACATGGCCCGGGCCACCGAGGCGAGCCCGGAGCATCCGGTGCTGGTCGACCGGTTCCTGGACGAGGCCATCGAGATCGACGTGGACGCCCTGTTCGACGGCGAGGAACTGTACCTCGGCGGCGTCATGGAGCACATCGAGGAGGCCGGCATCCACTCCGGCGACTCCGCGTGCGCGCTCCCGCCGATCACCCTCGGGCACGACGACATCCGCCGCATCCGCGAGTCCACCGAGGCCCTCGCGCGCGGGGTCGGGGTGCGCGGCCTCATGAACGTCCAGTACGCCCTCTCCGCGGGCGTCCTGTACGTGCTGGAGGCCAACCCGCGCGCGTCCCGGACGGTCCCGTTCGTGTCCAAGGCGACGGCCGTGCCGCTCGCCAAGGCCGCCGCCCGCGTGATGATGGGGTCCACCATCGCGCAGCTGCGCGCGGAGGGCCTGCTGCCCGAGGCGGGCGACGGCGGCACCCTGCCGCTGGACGCGCCGATCGCGGTGAAGGAGGCCGTCCTGCCCTTCGACCGGTTCCGCAACGAGCAGGGGCAGGGCGTCGACACCGTCCTCGGCCCGGAGATGCGCTCCACCGGCGAGGTCATGGGCATCGACGAGGTGTTCGGCACCGCCTACGCCAAGTCCCAGCAGGCCGCCTACGGCTCCCTGCCCACCAAGGGACGCGCGTTCGTGTCGGTGGCGAACCGGGACAAACGGCACATGATCTTCCCGGTCAAGCGCCTCGCTGACCTGGGCTTTGAGATTCTTGCCACGGAAGGGACCGCGGAGGTCCTGCGCCGCAACGGCGTGCGTGCCAAGATCGTGCGCAAGCACGGCGAAGGCCCCGGCCCGGACGGGGAGCCCACCATCGTGCGGCGCGTCCTGGACGGCGAGGTGGACCTCATCGTCAACACGCCCTTCGGCAGCCCCGGCCAGTCCGGGCCCCGGCTCGACGGTTACGAGATCCGTACCGCGGCCGTGCTGCGGGGCGTACCGTGCGTGACGACCGTCCAGGGGCTCGCAGCGGCCGTCCAGGGCATCGAGGCCGTCGCCGGAGGCCAGGTCGGCGTCCGCTCCCTCCAGGAGCACGCCGAGCGGCTCAGCGGCGCCCACGGCCGCTCCGGGACGCGGTGA
- the mihF gene encoding integration host factor, actinobacterial type → MALPPLTPEQRAAALEKAAKARKERAEVKNKLKHGGTSLAEVLKEGQSDDVIGKMKVSALLESLPGVGKVRAKQIMERLGIAESRRVRGLGANQRASLEREFGGSANR, encoded by the coding sequence GTGGCTCTTCCGCCCCTAACCCCCGAACAGCGCGCCGCAGCCTTGGAGAAGGCTGCCAAGGCGCGCAAGGAGCGGGCCGAGGTTAAGAACAAGCTCAAGCACGGGGGAACCTCTCTCGCCGAGGTTCTCAAGGAGGGACAGTCCGACGACGTCATCGGAAAGATGAAGGTCTCGGCCCTCCTGGAATCGCTGCCCGGCGTGGGCAAGGTCCGTGCGAAGCAGATCATGGAGCGTCTGGGTATCGCCGAGTCCCGCCGCGTGCGGGGCCTCGGCGCGAACCAGCGCGCCTCCCTGGAGCGTGAGTTCGGCGGAAGTGCGAACCGCTGA